The sequence CCGACGATTGGACCGAATACCTCTACCTGCGCGCCAACCCCAAGGGCCTGCACGCCGAGCGCTGGCGCCACATCCATGGCTGCGCGCGCTTCTTCAACGCCCTGCGCGACACCACCACCGACCAGTTCGTGACCACCTACAAGACCGGTGAGCCGCGCCCCGATCTCAAAAAGGACGCCGCCGCGTGAGCCAGATGTTCCGCACGCCCGCCGGCGGCCGCATCGATCGGTCCAAGCCGGTGCGCTTCACCTTCGATGGCGCGAGCTATCAAGGCTTCGAAGGCGACACCCTGGCCTCGGCCCTCTTGGCCAACGGCGTCCACCTGATGGGCCGCTCGTTCAAGTATCACCGCCCGCGCGGGGTGATCGCCTCCGGCTCGGACGAGCCCAACGCCCTGGTGGATGTGCGCCGCGACGCCGCCCGCTCGGCGCCGAACCTGCGCGCGACCCAGGTCGAGCTCTATGACGGGCTGTCGAGCGAAAGCCAGAATCGCTGGCCGAGCCTCAGCTTCGACGTCGGGGCGTTGAACGAGCTGATCGCGCCGTTCATCTCCGCCGGCTTCTACTACAAGACCTTCATGTGGCCGCGGAAGGCCTGGGACAAGCTCTACGAGCCGTTCATCCGCAGCGCCGCGGGCCTCGGCAAGGCGCCCGGCGCGCCCGACCCCGACCGCTATCTCAGCCGCTATGCCCACTGCGAGGTGCTGGTGGT is a genomic window of Phenylobacterium montanum containing:
- a CDS encoding sarcosine oxidase subunit delta, whose protein sequence is MLLITCPYCGPRPEIEFSHGGEAHIARPENPSELNADDWTEYLYLRANPKGLHAERWRHIHGCARFFNALRDTTTDQFVTTYKTGEPRPDLKKDAAA